One region of Myxocyprinus asiaticus isolate MX2 ecotype Aquarium Trade chromosome 38, UBuf_Myxa_2, whole genome shotgun sequence genomic DNA includes:
- the LOC127428547 gene encoding odorant receptor 131-2-like, translating into MANFNDSKSNLTQTLLMVDRDAPVKTFLSVTPCVIFLYINGVQIFTLRKKTVFKEASRYILFGHMLWVDTLNLFMSVLLFVSAVSRLFIIKNVCLFLLVAATALFQVSTLNLALMSLERYVAICFPLRHSDITTYGRTHMAIGVVWMIGLIQCFSEMIIYYAIDSTNTAMNLFCSRTTLFRLHIYKKLEIAFTCVFFVSVCFIIIFTYASIAIVAKSASGDKVSAKKANKTVLLHLIQLGLGAASILVGVIQEAMFVYSDYITSLHIMYFCFVVFVIFPKCLSPLIYGLRDQAFSYLFKYYFTFGLKKKNSCHAETH; encoded by the coding sequence ATGGCAAATTTTAATGATTCTAAATCTAACCTCACACAGACTCTGTTGATGGTGGATCGAGATGCACCAGTGAAGACATTCTTGTCTGTGACACCATGTGTTATCTTCCTCTATATCAATGGAGTCCAGATTTTTACCTTGAGAAAAAAGACAGTTTTTAAGGAGGCATCTCGCTACATTTTGTTCGGACACATGCTTTGGGTTGATACACTCAATCTCTTTATGAGTGTACTGTTGTTTGTGAGTGCTGTTAGTAGGCTTTTTATTATCAAAAATGTCTGTCTCTTCCTTCTCGTTGCTGCAACAGCCCTCTTTCAGGTTTCTACCCTAAATCTGGCTTTGATGTCACTGGAGAGATATGTGGCCATTTGTTTTCCTCTCAGGCATTCAGATATCACGACTTACGGTAGAACTCACATGGCCATTGGTGTTGTCTGGATGATTGGTTTAATTCAGTGCTTTTCTGAAATGATTATTTACTATGCCATTGATTCCACAAACACAGCAATGAATTTGTTCTGCTCAAGAACCACTCTTTTCAGGCTGCATATATATAAGAAACTTGAAATAGCCTTTACGTGTGTattttttgtgtctgtgtgttttattattatctttacctATGCATCTATAGCAATTGTGGCTAAATCAGCCTCCGGTGATAAGGTGTCAGCCAAAAAAGCCAACAAGACTGTACTGTTACATTTAATACAACTGGGTCTTGGTGCTGCATCCATTTTAGTTGGAGTTATCCAAGAGGCCATGTTTGTTTATTCCGACTATATAACTTCATTACACATAATGTATTTTTGCTTTGTAGTGTTTGTAATTTTCCCAAAATGTCTAAGTCCTCTTATATATGGCCTGAGAGATCAGGcctttagctatttatttaaatacTACTTCACATTTGGTctcaaaaagaaaaacagttgTCATGCAGAGACACATTAA
- the LOC127428548 gene encoding odorant receptor 131-2-like: MSNLNNSTSNLNQILLLGDEVVRAFLSVTPCVIFLFVNGVMIFTLRKKTVFQETSRYILFGHMLWVDTLNLFMSVVLFMCATRRVSIMKIVCLFLLVAATTLFQVSTLNLALMSLERYVAICFPLRHANITTYGRTHMAIVVVWAISLIQSLSEITIFYVTDLTNTPMNVFCSRTTLLRLQVYKNLNIAFTCIFFVSVGFVVIFTYSSIAIVAKSASSDKVSAKKANKTVLLHLMQLCLGAASILVGVIQEVIYVHADFVTSVRVMYFCFVVFQIFPRCLSPLIYGLRDQAFSYLFKYYFTFGLKKKNSCHAETH; this comes from the coding sequence atgtctaatttaAATAATTCTACATCTAACCTcaatcagattttattgctgggGGATGAAGTTGTGAGGGCGTTCTTGTCTGTGACCCCATGTGTTATCTTCCTCTTTGTCAATGGGGTCATGATTTTTACCTTAAGGAAAAAGACTGTTTTTCAGGAGACCTCCCGCTACATTCTGTTTGGTCACATGCTTTGGGTTGATACACTCAATCTCTTTATGAGTGTAGTGTTGTTTATGTGTGCCACTCGTAGGGTTTCTATTATGAaaattgtctgtctctttcttcttgtTGCTGCAACAACCCTCTTTCAGGTTTCTACCCTAAATCTGGCTTTGATGTCACTGGAGAGATATGTAGCTATTTGTTTTCCTCTCAGACATGCAAATATCACAACTTATGGAAGAACTCACATGGCCATTGTTGTTGTTTGGGCTATAAGTTTAATTCAGTCCCTGTCTGAAATTACAATTTTCTATGTCACTGATTTGACAAACACACCAATGAATGTGTTCTGCTCAAGAACCACTCTTTTAAGACTGCAGGTATATAAGAATCTCAATATAGCCTTTACTTGCATATTTTTTGTGTCTGTGGGTTTTGTTGTTATCTTTACCTACTCCTCTATAGCAATTGTGGCTAAATCAGCCTCCAGTGATAAGGTGTCGGCCAAAAAGGCCAACAAGACTGTCCTATTACATCTAATGCAGCTATGTCTTGGTGCTGCATCCATTTTAGTTGGAGTTATCCAAGAAGTCATTTATGTTCATGCCGACTTTGTAACTTCAGTACGTGTAATGTATTTTTGCTTTGTAGTGTTTCAGATTTTCCCAAGATGTCTAAGTCCTCTTATATATGGCCTGAGAGATCAGGcctttagctatttatttaaatacTACTTCACATTTGGTctcaaaaagaaaaacagttgTCATGCAGAGACACATTAA